The Selenihalanaerobacter shriftii nucleotide sequence GCAGCCAAAATGAAAGATGACATGACGCAAATGGCTGAATTCGGTAATAAAATATTAAATGGTGAAGGGCCACTTTCTGCTGATGATGAAGGGTATTATGTTAGAGGAATTAGACATCAAGTATGGCCAGAAGATGGAGAATCAGCAGCAGACCGAGCAGTAGAAATGTTACTTAAGAAAGTAAATGGAGAAGAGTTTGAATCAGAATTACCTATACCTAAGATAGATAGAGTAGATATTGCTTCTTCAATTGGAGATTTAGGTGAAGCCACTATTGCTCTTGCAACTTCTGGTGGGATTGTTCCTGTAGATAACCCAGATAATATTCAGTCAGCTTCGGCTACTAGATGGGGTCGATATAGTGTAGAAGGTATGGATAAGTTAGAAAATAGAGAAGCAGATGCATTTAAAACAATTCATGCCGGATATGACCCAGCAGCTGCAGATGCTGATCCTAATGTATGTGTACCTTTAGATGCTTTAAGAGCATACGAAAAAGAAGGAAGAATTGGTAAGATTCATGAGTACTTCTATACAACAGTTGGGACTGGAACAACAGAAGCAGAAGCAGCTAGAATGGGACAAGAAATGGTAGAATATATGAAAAATGAAGGCGTAGATGCCGTTATCTTAACATCTACTTGAGGAACTTGTACTCGTTGCGGTGCAACGATAGTAAAAGAAATTGAAAGAGCCGGTATTCCAATAGTACAGATGGCCAACTTAATTCCAGTTGCTAAGACAGTAGGTGCTAATAAGATGGTACCAACTATTTCTATTCCTTATCCTCTTGGTGATCCTGTAACTTCTGAAGATGAACAGTGGAAGTT carries:
- the grdH gene encoding betaine reductase selenoprotein B, encoding MKKAILYINQFFAGIGGEEEADHVPEIREGLVGPAMLLDQISDTEVTHTIICGDNFIGSNEEEAVEKILGFLEDKEFDIFFAGPAFQAGRYGNACGVIGKAVKEEFGVPVISSMNEENPGVDMFKKDIYIFPGGHSAAKMKDDMTQMAEFGNKILNGEGPLSADDEGYYVRGIRHQVWPEDGESAADRAVEMLLKKVNGEEFESELPIPKIDRVDIASSIGDLGEATIALATSGGIVPVDNPDNIQSASATRWGRYSVEGMDKLENREADAFKTIHAGYDPAAADADPNVCVPLDALRAYEKEGRIGKIHEYFYTTVGTGTTEAEAARMGQEMVEYMKNEGVDAVILTSTUGTCTRCGATIVKEIERAGIPIVQMANLIPVAKTVGANKMVPTISIPYPLGDPVTSEDEQWKLRYHRVGVALDALETDVEEQTVFEV